A stretch of the Bacillus sp. FJAT-18017 genome encodes the following:
- a CDS encoding SDR family oxidoreductase, with amino-acid sequence MKILVTGATGNVGRYVVKELLKMGEDVVAAGTNPQKLSSLFQGEVDTVSFDFTKTETYELALEEVDRVFLIRPPHLGKPEDLYPFIDAMKQHSIKLVSFLSLMGIEKNTIPPHYKIEKYIEAFGLPYAHVRPGFFMQNLSGIHSVEIREMDQIFVPAGKSKTSFIDAEDIGLAAATLLNNPGKYKNTAYTITGKEALDYYEVANILSKVTGREITYRKPGYLKYRSHYIKKRGLPKDYVNVTVALYFMTRMGTAEAVTDDFVKLTGRQPRSFKEFARTNINCFIS; translated from the coding sequence ATGAAGATTTTAGTTACTGGCGCAACTGGGAATGTCGGCCGTTATGTTGTTAAAGAATTGTTGAAGATGGGGGAAGACGTGGTTGCTGCGGGGACGAATCCACAAAAATTAAGCAGTTTGTTTCAGGGAGAAGTGGATACGGTCTCTTTTGATTTTACCAAAACAGAAACGTACGAACTGGCGTTGGAAGAGGTAGACAGGGTCTTCCTGATCAGGCCACCACATCTCGGAAAGCCTGAGGATTTATATCCATTCATTGATGCGATGAAACAGCATTCTATTAAACTTGTATCCTTTTTATCATTAATGGGTATCGAAAAGAATACCATCCCGCCGCATTATAAGATCGAAAAATATATAGAAGCATTTGGCCTTCCTTATGCCCATGTACGTCCGGGCTTCTTTATGCAAAATTTGTCCGGTATTCATTCTGTTGAAATTAGGGAGATGGACCAAATCTTCGTCCCCGCTGGAAAAAGCAAAACTAGTTTCATCGATGCCGAGGACATTGGCTTGGCTGCCGCAACCTTGCTGAACAATCCGGGAAAATACAAAAATACTGCCTATACGATAACAGGTAAAGAAGCACTGGATTACTACGAAGTTGCAAATATTTTGAGCAAGGTGACAGGCAGGGAAATTACCTACAGAAAACCTGGCTACTTGAAATATCGGAGCCATTATATAAAAAAACGTGGCCTCCCCAAAGATTATGTGAATGTGACCGTAGCCTTGTATTTTATGACGAGGATGGGAACGGCAGAAGCGGTAACAGATGATTTTGTAAAGCTGACAGGGAGACAGCCGCGTTCCTTCAAGGAGTTTGCCAGAACAAATATAAACTGCTTCATATCTTAA
- a CDS encoding CdaR family transcriptional regulator → MNILRQSLAQNIVDKMMKDIPYNINIMDRTGIIIASGNKERIGTLHHGAVEALKQGKTVEIYKDGKFVKKGINLPIELIGMIVGVVGISGEVEETRPFGNLVRSTAILLIEQNHALEKENLEKNLKQEFFQSITDPETIYTKELTEQALSYNIKLNEPSQIVYVELPYDFDKDRIKNFHSFRLSSSAICFIVQDQTKTHSLQEQIDSNYPDALSSISNINDKISDGFLQAKSAMRVLKGVYPNERFISYAKCEFIADLAYMEKSDTKSERLIHLLEPHDELIKTLQIYLSCNMNLNETASNLIIHRNTLNYRLDRIFKITGKDPKNILDLVELIFMLIHRVK, encoded by the coding sequence TTGAATATATTAAGACAATCCCTGGCCCAAAATATTGTAGATAAGATGATGAAGGATATTCCGTATAATATAAATATTATGGATCGAACCGGAATTATCATTGCAAGCGGAAATAAAGAAAGGATTGGCACGCTTCACCATGGTGCTGTTGAGGCGTTAAAACAAGGAAAAACGGTAGAAATCTATAAGGATGGGAAATTTGTAAAGAAGGGCATTAACCTGCCAATTGAATTAATTGGAATGATTGTTGGCGTGGTTGGAATAAGCGGCGAAGTAGAAGAAACAAGGCCTTTTGGAAACCTTGTGAGATCAACCGCAATTTTATTAATCGAGCAAAACCATGCATTGGAAAAAGAAAACCTGGAAAAAAATTTAAAACAGGAGTTTTTCCAATCCATTACCGATCCAGAAACAATTTATACTAAAGAATTAACCGAACAGGCATTATCCTACAATATCAAGCTAAACGAACCCTCCCAAATTGTATATGTAGAATTACCGTATGATTTTGATAAGGATCGTATTAAGAATTTCCATTCTTTTAGGCTATCAAGCAGCGCGATTTGCTTTATAGTACAGGATCAAACTAAAACTCACTCTTTGCAAGAACAGATTGATAGCAATTATCCTGATGCTCTTTCTTCAATTAGCAATATAAATGATAAAATTTCCGATGGATTTCTACAGGCCAAATCTGCAATGCGTGTATTAAAAGGTGTTTATCCGAATGAAAGATTCATTTCCTATGCGAAGTGCGAATTTATCGCCGACCTAGCCTATATGGAAAAAAGCGATACAAAATCTGAGAGACTCATCCATTTACTAGAACCACATGATGAACTGATCAAAACTCTGCAGATTTATCTTAGCTGTAACATGAACTTAAACGAAACGGCCAGCAACCTTATCATCCATAGAAATACATTAAACTACAGATTAGACAGGATTTTTAAAATCACCGGCAAAGATCCAAAAAACATATTGGATCTCGTAGAATTGATTTTTATGCTGATTCATCGAGTAAAATGA
- a CDS encoding monooxygenase encodes MAYVLQVDFKMNGPFGDEMAGAFSDLAKSINEEDGFMWKIWTERPETNEAGGIYIFETKETAEKYIDMHSKRLAGFGITEVNSKILAINSKLTEITNGPVK; translated from the coding sequence ATGGCATATGTTTTACAAGTGGATTTTAAAATGAATGGACCATTCGGAGATGAAATGGCAGGGGCGTTCTCTGATTTAGCGAAGAGCATTAATGAAGAGGATGGCTTCATGTGGAAAATTTGGACAGAACGTCCTGAAACAAATGAAGCAGGCGGTATTTATATTTTTGAAACAAAAGAAACAGCTGAAAAATATATCGATATGCATTCCAAGAGATTAGCGGGATTTGGCATAACAGAAGTCAACTCAAAAATCCTTGCAATTAATTCTAAACTTACTGAGATTACTAATGGTCCGGTAAAGTAA
- a CDS encoding GreA/GreB family elongation factor has product MNHSQLLSKEYFIQQLVYIDENIKELTHHYLSSTPVDERKKDFYNTYSLEVENLIKENQRNDSISSFQKVFIGTKVTVMYDDDNETEDYIICYPDESDPDSGSISFLSPVGRQLLLKSVGEKVALKVPTGVLSVTIKEIEFAGQALELESTLKEA; this is encoded by the coding sequence ATGAACCATAGTCAGCTCCTTAGCAAAGAATACTTCATACAACAGTTGGTTTACATTGATGAAAATATCAAGGAATTGACCCATCATTATTTATCTTCCACTCCAGTTGACGAGCGGAAGAAGGACTTTTATAATACTTACTCACTTGAAGTTGAGAACTTAATAAAAGAAAATCAACGGAATGATAGTATTTCATCTTTCCAAAAAGTATTCATCGGGACAAAGGTCACAGTTATGTATGATGATGACAACGAAACAGAGGATTATATCATTTGTTACCCTGACGAGTCGGACCCGGATTCGGGAAGCATATCCTTTTTGTCCCCGGTAGGCAGGCAGCTTTTGCTGAAGAGTGTTGGTGAAAAGGTGGCACTTAAAGTTCCAACAGGGGTGCTTTCGGTAACTATTAAGGAAATTGAGTTCGCAGGGCAAGCCTTGGAATTGGAAAGCACATTGAAGGAAGCATGA
- the rlmD gene encoding 23S rRNA (uracil(1939)-C(5))-methyltransferase RlmD has protein sequence MVADIHRLDEKGSGQAAIWRENEHGNLKKLKLTIPLTLPGEKVSVTVDRPEKRRWRALPNEILETHPERTAPPCPHFEKCGGCVWQHWEYEGQLKQKTNHVKQAIESQGFDPNLVFHTIGMDNPWHYRNKMEFTFAPDGTLGLHEQGNFRKIISLETCLIAGKEMVEASMEVADWAKNHQLSGYNKDLHEGLLRHLMVRQSFVTGEMMLALFATEAPDAHLKVAADDLVTRITEKFPQVKSLLWLENTDWADRTQSEKSHILAGRDFIYDEMDGYRFRLWFDTFFQTNPTQAQKLVELAIEMGQPKKSEKMIDLFCGVGTFSLPFANRVGELAGIEIVETSIESAKRNAADNGINNTTFLAKDARKGIDEILESFGRPELLLLDPPRSGAGGKVMRRIGRAKPERIVYVSCNVDTFATDIKELEQFGYTLEVVQPVDLFPHTVHVEAVAKLIRKEGN, from the coding sequence ATGGTTGCGGACATCCACCGGTTGGATGAGAAGGGTTCGGGCCAGGCTGCTATCTGGCGTGAAAATGAACATGGCAACTTAAAGAAGTTGAAACTGACAATTCCCCTTACTCTCCCTGGCGAAAAAGTGAGTGTAACAGTGGACAGGCCTGAAAAAAGAAGATGGAGAGCACTACCAAATGAAATATTGGAGACTCATCCTGAAAGAACAGCCCCTCCATGTCCGCATTTTGAAAAATGTGGCGGATGCGTGTGGCAGCACTGGGAATACGAAGGTCAGTTAAAACAAAAGACGAATCATGTGAAACAAGCGATAGAATCGCAGGGCTTCGATCCAAATTTAGTCTTCCATACTATCGGAATGGACAATCCCTGGCATTACCGCAATAAGATGGAGTTCACGTTTGCTCCGGACGGGACACTTGGCTTGCATGAACAAGGGAATTTCCGGAAGATCATTTCACTTGAAACGTGTTTGATTGCAGGTAAAGAGATGGTCGAGGCATCGATGGAAGTTGCCGATTGGGCAAAAAATCATCAATTGAGCGGGTATAATAAGGACTTGCATGAAGGCTTGCTGCGCCACTTGATGGTTCGACAATCATTTGTAACAGGTGAAATGATGCTTGCTCTGTTTGCGACTGAGGCACCGGATGCTCATTTGAAAGTGGCGGCTGATGATTTAGTAACGCGAATTACTGAAAAGTTCCCTCAAGTAAAAAGCTTATTATGGCTTGAAAATACCGATTGGGCTGACCGTACTCAATCAGAAAAGAGCCATATCCTGGCTGGGCGCGATTTCATTTATGATGAAATGGATGGCTACCGTTTCCGCCTTTGGTTTGATACCTTTTTCCAGACGAATCCGACCCAGGCGCAAAAGCTGGTTGAACTGGCAATCGAAATGGGCCAGCCGAAAAAGTCGGAGAAAATGATTGATTTGTTCTGTGGTGTCGGAACATTTTCCCTTCCGTTTGCGAATAGAGTAGGGGAACTCGCAGGCATAGAAATAGTTGAGACATCCATTGAATCCGCTAAGCGCAATGCTGCGGATAATGGAATTAATAACACAACCTTCCTCGCAAAGGATGCGAGAAAAGGAATTGACGAAATACTTGAGAGCTTTGGAAGGCCGGAGCTATTGCTGCTCGACCCGCCAAGGTCAGGTGCTGGCGGAAAGGTAATGAGGAGAATTGGACGGGCTAAACCAGAACGAATTGTCTATGTATCATGTAATGTAGATACATTTGCTACTGATATTAAGGAACTTGAACAATTCGGCTATACCCTTGAGGTAGTTCAGCCAGTTGATCTTTTTCCACACACCGTTCATGTTGAAGCTGTTGCGAAATTGATACGGAAAGAAGGCAACTGA
- a CDS encoding MFS transporter, with translation MNGETNDHKDNWFRNIVLFLSSQTISLFGSSLVQYAIMWHITLTTESGVMMTLYIICGFIPTFILSPVAGVWADRFNRKVLIVLADGLIAMATLILAILFLMGYDDVWLLFVMAAVRAFGTGIQTPAVGAILPQIVPKDKLTKVNGINGTIQAVIMFVSPMVSAALLAMASLEIIFFIDVITAAIAIVTLLLFLKVSVHEKAKEKQTTSYLNDFKQGLHYINNHQYLKSFFLFFAVFFVLMAPAAFLTPLQVTRSFGNDVWRLTAIELAWSIGMMAGGGIIAAWGGFSNRVKTMAFSSIIMGVCTFALGVVPVFWLYLVFMAVFGVTMPIFNTPTMVLLQEKIEENYLGRVFGVMGMISTSMMPIGMLIFGPIADIIKIEWLLSGTGIFIVLLAVLLGRNKTLMKAGEPVLKEN, from the coding sequence ATGAACGGAGAAACAAATGACCATAAGGACAATTGGTTTAGGAATATCGTTCTCTTTTTATCAAGCCAAACTATATCTCTGTTTGGGTCCTCACTGGTTCAGTATGCTATTATGTGGCATATTACATTAACGACTGAGTCCGGTGTTATGATGACGTTGTATATCATCTGCGGCTTTATTCCAACATTTATTTTGTCTCCGGTTGCAGGTGTGTGGGCGGACCGCTTTAACCGGAAAGTACTGATTGTGTTGGCGGATGGACTCATTGCAATGGCGACACTCATTCTTGCCATCCTGTTCCTAATGGGATATGACGATGTGTGGCTGCTGTTTGTAATGGCTGCTGTACGTGCGTTTGGTACAGGGATTCAAACACCAGCTGTTGGAGCAATTTTACCGCAAATCGTCCCAAAGGATAAGCTGACAAAAGTGAATGGAATCAATGGAACAATTCAGGCTGTCATCATGTTCGTTTCTCCGATGGTCAGTGCGGCGTTGCTGGCAATGGCATCCCTTGAAATTATCTTCTTTATTGATGTTATCACCGCGGCCATTGCTATTGTTACCTTGCTCTTATTCTTAAAAGTGTCTGTCCATGAGAAGGCAAAGGAGAAGCAAACAACTAGTTATTTAAATGATTTTAAACAGGGCTTGCACTATATCAACAATCATCAGTATCTAAAGTCGTTTTTTCTTTTCTTCGCGGTCTTCTTTGTATTAATGGCCCCAGCGGCATTTTTGACACCGTTGCAGGTTACTCGCAGCTTCGGTAATGATGTATGGAGACTAACCGCCATTGAGCTTGCCTGGTCCATAGGGATGATGGCTGGTGGAGGTATCATTGCAGCCTGGGGAGGATTTTCGAATCGGGTTAAAACAATGGCGTTTTCAAGTATCATCATGGGAGTTTGCACATTTGCGCTTGGGGTTGTACCGGTCTTTTGGCTGTATCTGGTTTTCATGGCTGTTTTTGGAGTAACCATGCCAATTTTCAATACACCAACCATGGTTCTTTTACAGGAAAAAATCGAAGAGAATTATTTAGGGAGAGTGTTTGGCGTGATGGGGATGATTTCGACCTCAATGATGCCGATTGGCATGCTGATATTTGGCCCCATCGCAGACATTATCAAAATAGAATGGCTCCTCTCCGGAACCGGGATATTCATTGTTTTATTAGCGGTTCTTCTAGGCCGGAACAAAACTCTGATGAAGGCAGGGGAACCCGTGCTGAAAGAAAATTGA
- a CDS encoding MBL fold metallo-hydrolase — MLFKKEFAQKTVNGVTMGNGTISFQGVKLNVHSFFIDSVLIDTGGKSLEKYFKPFFKQFRIDKAIITHHHEDHTGCAAFLQDNLQLPLYMDGSKIEACMKHPEYPLYRQLFWGKRRAFRAEPLGGTFHSAHATWKVIKTPGHAIDHLCFLNEETGQLFTGDLYCQERTKVILREESIPEIIESLKKILTFDFEDVFCCHAGYLDNGRLALKRKLEYLLNLQGTVLKLHQEGKPPAEIHKLLFPKRYPIMYFSRGEWNSIHIVHSILNQQAGITV, encoded by the coding sequence ATGCTGTTTAAGAAGGAATTTGCTCAAAAGACTGTGAATGGTGTAACAATGGGCAATGGAACGATATCCTTTCAGGGTGTTAAGCTGAATGTTCATAGCTTTTTTATAGATAGTGTGTTGATTGATACCGGAGGGAAATCATTGGAAAAGTATTTTAAGCCCTTTTTCAAACAGTTTAGGATTGATAAGGCCATCATCACGCATCATCACGAAGACCATACAGGTTGCGCAGCCTTCCTGCAAGATAATCTTCAACTTCCACTTTACATGGATGGCAGCAAGATTGAAGCGTGCATGAAGCATCCGGAATATCCGCTTTACCGCCAATTGTTTTGGGGAAAGCGCCGGGCTTTTCGTGCGGAGCCTTTAGGTGGGACATTTCACTCTGCCCATGCAACTTGGAAAGTCATTAAAACACCGGGACATGCGATTGATCATCTTTGCTTTTTGAATGAAGAGACAGGACAGTTATTTACTGGGGACCTTTATTGCCAGGAAAGGACAAAGGTTATTTTGCGTGAGGAAAGTATCCCTGAGATTATTGAATCATTGAAAAAAATCTTAACCTTTGATTTCGAAGATGTCTTTTGCTGCCATGCTGGCTATTTGGACAATGGGCGGTTGGCCTTGAAAAGAAAGTTGGAGTATTTATTGAACCTGCAGGGAACAGTCTTAAAGCTGCATCAAGAAGGGAAACCACCTGCAGAAATCCACAAACTACTATTTCCAAAACGATACCCTATTATGTACTTTTCTAGAGGAGAATGGAACTCAATTCATATTGTCCATTCTATTCTTAATCAACAAGCAGGGATAACCGTTTAA
- a CDS encoding glycerate kinase family protein, with protein sequence MGKTFLLAPDSFKESMTAKEVCEAMEIGIKRAIPDAECIYVPMADGGEGTVQSLVDATGGTLIQKEVTGPLGTPVTAQYGILGDGRTGVIEMASASGIHYVTKETKNPMITTTFGTGELIRACIEQGITEIILGIGGSATNDGGTGMAAALGFKFLDKEGNELPLGGGYLGDLETIDSSNVIPELKNIKILVASDVTNPLCGERGASAVFGPQKGATTEMVQLLDNNLRHYAKIVKEQIGVDMVDVPGAGGAGGLGGGLLAFTNSTMKKGIEIVIEYTNLKEKLQDVDYCFTGEGGIDFQTKFGKAPFGVAQAAKSVNSDIKVIALAGYIGQDVETLYNEGFDAIFGIVPGAADIETLLAEGQANVARTSESIARLLK encoded by the coding sequence ATGGGGAAAACTTTTTTATTGGCTCCTGATTCATTTAAGGAAAGCATGACAGCCAAAGAAGTTTGTGAGGCAATGGAAATTGGCATAAAACGAGCAATCCCAGATGCTGAATGCATCTATGTACCAATGGCAGATGGCGGTGAAGGCACCGTTCAGTCGCTGGTTGATGCAACTGGCGGGACATTAATTCAAAAAGAAGTAACTGGCCCACTTGGCACACCAGTTACCGCCCAGTACGGCATTTTAGGAGATGGCAGGACAGGTGTTATTGAAATGGCATCTGCGAGCGGGATTCACTACGTGACGAAAGAAACGAAGAATCCTATGATTACAACAACATTTGGTACAGGTGAGCTTATCAGGGCTTGTATTGAACAAGGCATTACCGAGATCATCCTTGGTATTGGCGGAAGTGCAACAAATGATGGCGGTACTGGAATGGCAGCGGCTCTCGGATTCAAGTTCCTGGATAAGGAAGGGAATGAACTGCCCCTCGGAGGTGGATATTTAGGAGATCTTGAAACAATTGATTCATCCAATGTAATCCCTGAATTGAAAAATATCAAAATCCTGGTTGCCTCGGATGTTACAAACCCATTATGCGGCGAGCGTGGTGCCTCAGCAGTTTTCGGGCCGCAAAAGGGTGCGACTACTGAGATGGTTCAACTATTGGACAATAATTTAAGGCATTACGCTAAAATCGTAAAAGAGCAGATTGGGGTCGACATGGTCGATGTCCCTGGTGCAGGCGGTGCAGGCGGCCTTGGCGGAGGACTTCTTGCTTTCACTAATTCTACAATGAAAAAAGGCATCGAAATTGTCATTGAGTATACAAATCTAAAAGAAAAGCTTCAGGATGTCGATTACTGCTTTACAGGTGAAGGCGGCATCGATTTCCAAACGAAATTTGGAAAGGCGCCATTTGGTGTTGCTCAGGCAGCCAAGAGTGTCAATAGCGATATCAAAGTGATCGCACTTGCTGGTTATATTGGGCAGGATGTAGAAACATTATACAATGAAGGCTTTGACGCTATTTTTGGAATTGTACCGGGAGCAGCGGACATTGAGACCTTATTGGCAGAAGGGCAAGCCAATGTTGCCAGAACATCTGAAAGCATTGCTCGATTGTTGAAATAA
- a CDS encoding TetR/AcrR family transcriptional regulator — MTETKGNSKDKLIETASRLFQLQGYHGTGLNQITKESGAPKGSLYYHFPNGKEQLAVESVELTASRVSGHIKDGLAESTDAVTAIQSFLEMMAERFEKEGSKGGVPIAAIALETSLTSEPLRIACQTAYATYQDLFEQKLIGSGFEASRAKELGIVINSMVEGAFLLSFTMGNSLPLRMAAKQIPVLLYK; from the coding sequence ATGACTGAGACAAAAGGAAATTCGAAAGATAAATTAATCGAAACGGCATCGCGGCTTTTCCAGCTGCAAGGCTACCATGGAACGGGGTTAAATCAGATAACAAAAGAGAGCGGTGCTCCTAAAGGGTCGCTGTATTATCATTTTCCAAATGGCAAGGAACAGCTTGCGGTTGAATCGGTAGAATTGACTGCTTCACGTGTGTCTGGGCATATAAAGGATGGCCTAGCCGAATCCACTGATGCCGTAACCGCTATTCAGAGTTTTTTAGAAATGATGGCAGAACGGTTTGAAAAGGAAGGCAGCAAGGGAGGCGTTCCGATTGCAGCGATTGCCCTTGAAACATCACTAACTAGTGAACCTCTACGAATAGCATGCCAGACGGCGTATGCAACGTATCAGGATTTATTCGAGCAAAAGCTGATTGGCTCTGGTTTTGAAGCCAGCCGGGCAAAAGAGCTTGGGATTGTTATTAACTCGATGGTTGAAGGTGCATTCCTGCTGTCGTTTACGATGGGTAATAGTCTGCCATTAAGAATGGCTGCGAAACAAATTCCAGTTCTCCTTTATAAATAG
- a CDS encoding GntP family permease: MAASIDISWVGALLGLALAIILILFRLAPTYSLILGAIVGAFIGGANFSEVVSILVSGTQSVQGTVIRIIAAGVFAGVMMESGAAESIAKAIVEKLGGTKAMLSLALATMIITAVGVFIPVAVLIVAPIALSVGNKMGYSKIALLVALSGGGKAGNIISPNPNTIAAAGGFDLDVNQVMIGGFVPAVFGVVVTVIIASIIKYKGTKVSDEEAAELEKASSTNLPALSKALVTPIIAIVLLMMSPIGSMLGIDALAELKIDSLFILPFAGLVGTIALGKRKQFLDFSTSGLNKMTPTILIIIGAGAIGGLITSSDLPAQVVSLVETSGISGTFLAPIAGILMAAATASTSTGVILATGSFSDAILETGVAPLSAAVMTHAGATVIDHLPHGTYFHVTRNAMNMSMKERMKVVGYESIVGLTMTIVAVILFGFIL, translated from the coding sequence ATGGCAGCATCAATAGATATTAGCTGGGTTGGCGCTTTACTTGGTCTGGCGCTTGCAATTATTTTGATTTTGTTTAGACTCGCTCCAACGTATTCCTTAATTTTAGGAGCAATTGTTGGCGCTTTCATCGGCGGTGCCAACTTTTCAGAGGTAGTCTCCATTCTAGTTTCAGGAACTCAAAGTGTACAAGGTACAGTTATTAGGATAATCGCTGCTGGTGTTTTTGCTGGTGTCATGATGGAATCGGGAGCAGCGGAAAGCATTGCAAAAGCGATTGTAGAAAAACTCGGTGGGACAAAAGCGATGCTGTCCCTGGCATTGGCTACGATGATTATTACCGCAGTAGGTGTATTCATTCCTGTTGCTGTTCTGATTGTTGCACCAATCGCATTGTCTGTCGGTAACAAAATGGGTTATTCCAAAATCGCCTTACTTGTAGCTTTATCTGGCGGTGGTAAAGCAGGTAACATTATCTCTCCCAATCCGAATACGATTGCGGCAGCAGGCGGGTTTGATCTTGACGTTAACCAAGTCATGATCGGTGGTTTTGTTCCTGCTGTTTTCGGAGTCGTTGTAACTGTTATTATCGCGTCAATTATTAAGTATAAAGGTACAAAGGTATCGGATGAGGAAGCAGCTGAATTGGAAAAGGCTAGTTCCACGAATTTGCCGGCATTATCAAAAGCCCTTGTCACTCCCATCATTGCTATTGTTCTTTTAATGATGAGCCCTATCGGATCAATGCTTGGAATCGATGCTCTTGCTGAATTGAAAATCGACTCATTGTTTATCCTGCCGTTTGCGGGGTTAGTTGGTACGATTGCTCTGGGTAAAAGAAAACAATTCTTGGATTTTAGTACTTCCGGATTAAATAAAATGACACCAACCATCCTCATCATCATTGGGGCGGGTGCAATTGGCGGATTAATTACATCTTCGGATCTTCCAGCCCAAGTTGTTAGCTTGGTTGAGACTTCAGGTATATCTGGTACGTTCCTTGCACCAATTGCAGGTATTTTGATGGCAGCAGCGACAGCTTCCACATCAACTGGTGTTATCCTGGCTACTGGCTCGTTCTCGGATGCAATACTTGAAACTGGAGTTGCACCACTTTCTGCGGCAGTTATGACACATGCAGGTGCTACAGTAATAGACCACTTGCCACACGGAACTTACTTCCACGTGACACGAAATGCCATGAACATGAGCATGAAAGAGAGAATGAAAGTTGTCGGATATGAAAGCATCGTTGGTTTAACAATGACAATTGTAGCTGTAATCTTGTTCGGGTTTATTCTATAA
- a CDS encoding DmpA family aminopeptidase — protein MLNQKRIRDFGVTIGTMEPGRHNAITDVAGVMVGHVTLSDKDMQTGVTAILPHPGNMFKEKLIASSHVINGFGKTIGTIQIAELGTLETPIILTNTLSVGTAADSLIDYMLEGNPEIGRTTGTVNSVVAECNDMFLNDIRAKFVKQEHIIQALENASAEFEEGSAGAGRGMLCYSMKGGIGSASRLIDLDYGTYTLGVLVLTNFGRMGDFQINGKRVGRELEKAMESSSDMEDKGSVIVVVATDLPFSERQLNRVLKRAVTGLARTGSIITTGSGEIIIGFSTATKIPHEKPESNLTIPVIHEEDIDFAFRAVGEATEEAVLNSLITAEQVVGRDGNTRPALKDLLEKYSISLG, from the coding sequence ATGCTAAACCAGAAAAGAATCAGGGATTTTGGAGTTACAATCGGTACCATGGAGCCCGGGCGTCATAATGCAATCACGGATGTCGCCGGGGTGATGGTAGGGCATGTAACCTTGAGCGATAAAGATATGCAGACTGGCGTCACCGCTATTTTGCCTCATCCTGGGAATATGTTTAAAGAGAAGCTAATTGCCTCCAGTCATGTGATTAATGGGTTTGGAAAAACAATCGGCACGATTCAGATAGCGGAGCTTGGGACGTTGGAGACGCCAATTATCCTCACGAATACCTTAAGTGTAGGAACCGCCGCGGACTCATTGATTGACTATATGCTGGAAGGGAACCCTGAAATCGGCAGGACGACCGGGACGGTGAACTCGGTAGTTGCTGAATGCAATGATATGTTCCTGAATGATATAAGAGCAAAGTTTGTAAAGCAGGAGCATATTATTCAAGCTCTGGAGAATGCTTCTGCGGAATTTGAGGAAGGTTCAGCAGGGGCTGGAAGGGGAATGCTTTGCTATTCGATGAAGGGTGGAATTGGATCGGCTTCGAGACTTATTGATTTGGATTATGGTACATATACCCTGGGAGTGCTCGTATTAACGAATTTTGGAAGGATGGGTGACTTTCAGATAAATGGCAAACGGGTTGGCCGAGAATTGGAGAAGGCGATGGAAAGCTCCAGCGATATGGAAGATAAGGGCTCCGTCATTGTTGTCGTTGCAACTGATCTTCCTTTTTCCGAGAGACAATTAAACAGGGTATTAAAAAGAGCTGTCACTGGGCTCGCCCGAACCGGGTCAATTATTACAACAGGAAGCGGCGAAATTATAATCGGATTTTCAACGGCAACAAAGATTCCACACGAAAAGCCAGAAAGCAACCTTACGATACCAGTAATTCATGAGGAAGATATCGATTTCGCCTTCAGGGCTGTTGGCGAAGCAACAGAGGAAGCTGTCTTGAATTCCTTGATTACAGCCGAACAGGTTGTAGGAAGAGATGGCAATACGAGACCGGCATTAAAAGACTTGCTAGAGAAGTATTCGATTAGCTTAGGATAA